One segment of Hydrogenothermus marinus DNA contains the following:
- a CDS encoding iron-sulfur cluster assembly scaffold protein, with translation MFEYNEKVLDHFTNPRNLGEIPNPDGYGQCGNPSCGDAMLFTIKVNPENDVIEDVKFKTFGCGSAIAVSSMLTEMVKGKPIDYALNLTYKEIFEELGGLPPQKIHCTNLGLETLHVAIKDYLLKQGRVEEAAKIPDCIEEEHEEEAVDLEHIG, from the coding sequence ATGTTTGAATATAATGAAAAAGTTTTAGATCATTTTACAAATCCAAGAAATTTGGGAGAAATACCAAATCCTGATGGATATGGACAATGTGGTAATCCATCTTGTGGAGATGCAATGTTATTTACTATAAAAGTAAATCCTGAAAATGATGTAATAGAAGATGTGAAATTTAAAACTTTTGGATGTGGTTCTGCTATAGCAGTATCTTCTATGCTTACAGAAATGGTAAAAGGAAAACCTATAGATTATGCTTTAAACTTAACATATAAAGAAATATTTGAAGAACTTGGAGGATTACCTCCTCAAAAAATACACTGTACAAACCTTGGCCTTGAAACATTACATGTAGCTATAAAAGATTATCTTTTAAAACAAGGAAGAGTTGAAGAAGCAGCAAAAATACCTGATTGCATAGAAGAAGAACATGAAGAAGAAGCAGTAGATTTAGAACATATAGGATAA